From Methanobacteriaceae archaeon, a single genomic window includes:
- the cysS gene encoding cysteine--tRNA ligase, translating into MDVYSTLTRSKEDFVTINKNRVNLFVCGPTVYDDAHIGHGRTYISFDTIKRYLEYSGYAVFYIQNITDIDDKIINRSKENGIPAQELARKFEKRYIEDMHKLNVTGVNLFARATDHVDEILDQIQRLIDKGFAYETEDGVYFEIDKFPEFGKLSNRNVDELESHRDIAETTKKNPQDFALWKKRIGVDEPTWSSPWGDGRPGWHIEDTAITEYYFGPQYDVHGGGLDLIFPHHEAEITQMEAVSGKAPMVKFWLHTGFLNVNGEKMSKSLNNFITIRELLEDYEPDTFRFFVLSTHYRSPIDFSKDSLHQSEKSLDRIRKYYELLDVEVGDEKYECDVLAPHKEEFFNSMDDDFNTPKAIAAIFGLINDTKNDLSDFSDEDKIAIKLFLDDVAHIFGVSFVSEQVNAGSDDLLNLVSEVRADLRANKQYDLSDKIRDNLQALGYDIND; encoded by the coding sequence ATGGACGTCTATTCAACATTAACTCGTAGTAAAGAGGATTTTGTAACTATTAATAAAAATAGGGTTAACTTATTTGTATGTGGTCCTACTGTTTATGATGATGCTCATATTGGACATGGAAGAACATACATTTCTTTTGATACAATTAAAAGATATTTGGAATATAGTGGGTATGCTGTATTTTACATCCAAAATATTACTGATATTGATGATAAAATCATTAATAGATCAAAAGAAAACGGAATTCCTGCTCAAGAGTTAGCTCGTAAGTTTGAAAAAAGATACATTGAAGACATGCATAAATTAAATGTCACTGGTGTTAATTTATTTGCAAGAGCAACTGATCATGTTGATGAAATATTAGACCAAATTCAAAGATTAATCGATAAAGGTTTTGCTTATGAAACCGAAGATGGAGTTTACTTTGAAATTGATAAATTCCCAGAATTTGGTAAATTATCCAACAGAAATGTTGATGAATTAGAATCACACAGAGATATTGCAGAAACCACCAAGAAAAATCCACAGGACTTTGCGCTCTGGAAAAAACGTATCGGTGTAGATGAACCAACCTGGTCATCTCCATGGGGTGACGGAAGACCTGGATGGCATATTGAAGATACTGCAATTACTGAATATTACTTTGGACCTCAGTATGATGTTCACGGTGGAGGTTTAGATTTAATTTTCCCTCACCATGAAGCAGAGATTACTCAAATGGAAGCTGTTTCAGGAAAAGCTCCTATGGTTAAATTCTGGTTACACACCGGATTTTTAAATGTTAACGGAGAAAAAATGTCAAAATCTTTAAACAATTTCATTACTATCCGTGAATTGCTTGAAGATTATGAACCTGATACTTTCAGATTCTTTGTACTTTCAACTCATTACAGAAGTCCTATTGACTTTTCTAAAGACTCACTTCACCAGTCTGAAAAAAGCTTAGACAGAATTAGAAAATACTATGAGCTTTTAGATGTTGAAGTTGGTGATGAAAAATATGAGTGTGATGTTTTAGCACCTCACAAAGAAGAGTTCTTTAATAGTATGGATGATGACTTTAACACTCCAAAAGCTATTGCAGCTATTTTTGGATTAATTAATGATACTAAAAATGATTTGTCCGATTTTTCAGATGAAGATAAAATAGCTATTAAATTATTCTTGGATGATGTGGCTCATATTTTCGGTGTAAGTTTTGTTAGTGAACAAGTAAATGCGGGTTCTGATGATTTACTTAATTTAGTCTCTGAAGTTAGAGCAGATTTAAGAGCTAACAAACAATACGATTTATCTGATAAAATTAGAGATAACCTACAAGCATTAGGTTATGATATTAACGATTAA
- a CDS encoding transcriptional regulator has translation MKPPCEIVVWYVIPAIRSELAKELLNLGMKQKDVSELMDITQPAVSQYITDKRGSGIKLDERVRGMIHEFARKLSEGEATKADLISTTCKICNNVEVDDVLEQLNIDKSHLGEDCQSCLGSKVN, from the coding sequence ATGAAACCGCCTTGTGAAATTGTTGTTTGGTATGTAATACCTGCTATTAGATCTGAATTAGCAAAAGAATTGTTAAATTTGGGGATGAAACAAAAAGATGTTTCTGAACTTATGGATATTACTCAACCTGCTGTATCCCAATATATTACTGATAAAAGAGGTAGTGGAATCAAACTTGATGAAAGGGTTAGAGGTATGATTCATGAATTTGCTCGCAAGTTATCTGAAGGCGAAGCAACTAAGGCAGATTTAATTTCAACAACCTGTAAAATATGCAACAATGTTGAAGTAGATGATGTACTAGAACAACTTAACATTGATAAATCTCACCTTGGTGAAGATTGTCAATCTTGTTTAGGTTCTAAAGTAAATTAG
- the cysE gene encoding serine O-acetyltransferase: protein MFDNLREEIRAIKEKDPAVRSTLEIFLCYPGFYALLFHKLGHWLWNHSFKLLARIVSNISRFLTGIEIHPGATFGKRVFIDHGMGVVVGETAIVGDDVLIYQGVVLGGTTTEKTKRHPTIEKGVIIGAGAKVMGNITIGEYSKIGTGAVVLKDVPAECTCVGVPGRIVRRRGVPHKKVDLDHNKLPDPVADAIKTINKHLQENDKYIKILYEKNGIDLDDINSEYGSLDELLENEK, encoded by the coding sequence ATGTTTGATAATTTAAGGGAAGAAATTAGGGCTATTAAGGAAAAGGATCCGGCAGTAAGATCAACATTAGAAATATTTTTATGTTATCCGGGTTTTTATGCCTTATTGTTTCATAAACTTGGGCACTGGCTTTGGAATCATTCATTCAAGCTTTTAGCACGTATTGTTTCTAACATATCCAGGTTTTTGACCGGTATTGAAATTCACCCTGGTGCGACATTTGGTAAACGTGTTTTCATTGATCATGGTATGGGTGTTGTTGTAGGTGAAACTGCAATTGTTGGTGATGATGTTTTGATTTACCAAGGTGTAGTTCTTGGAGGAACCACAACTGAAAAAACCAAAAGACACCCTACTATTGAAAAAGGAGTTATTATTGGTGCTGGTGCTAAAGTAATGGGTAATATTACTATTGGTGAGTATTCCAAAATTGGTACTGGTGCTGTTGTTTTAAAAGATGTTCCTGCAGAATGTACTTGTGTTGGAGTTCCGGGTCGTATTGTAAGACGTAGAGGAGTACCTCATAAGAAGGTTGATTTAGATCACAATAAACTTCCAGACCCTGTTGCAGATGCAATTAAAACTATTAATAAGCATCTCCAAGAAAATGATAAATATATTAAAATTTTATACGAAAAAAACGGTATTGATTTAGACGATATCAATTCTGAATATGGCTCATTGGATGAGTTATTAGAAAATGAAAAGTGA
- the cysK gene encoding cysteine synthase A, translating to MVDIPELKRGVLDSIVNAIGNTPIVRLNNLTKDLEAEVDVKVESFNPTGSVKDRIAVAMIEDAEEKGLLKEGSTIIEPTSGNTGIGLGFAAAAKGYKLILTMPETMSVERRKLLSIFGAEIVLTPGSEGMGGAIAKAKELNEQTPDSIILGQFDNEANVRIHYKTTGQEILRDTDGNVDYVVAGVGTGGTVTGIGKALKEVLPDVKIVAVEPEESQTLGKGVKGPHGIQGIGAGFVPSIFDSDVIDEIIPVPTVEARKTLVALAQNEGIFPGISSGAATWAALQLAKREENKGKRIIAILPDNGERYLSIEELFE from the coding sequence ATGGTAGATATTCCAGAATTAAAAAGAGGCGTTTTGGATAGTATCGTTAATGCTATTGGAAACACTCCTATTGTAAGATTAAACAATTTAACTAAAGACTTAGAAGCAGAAGTGGATGTAAAAGTAGAGTCATTCAACCCAACTGGAAGTGTTAAAGACCGTATTGCTGTTGCAATGATTGAAGATGCTGAAGAAAAAGGATTACTCAAAGAAGGCTCAACAATTATTGAACCAACCAGTGGAAATACTGGTATTGGTCTTGGTTTTGCAGCAGCTGCTAAAGGTTACAAGTTAATTTTAACTATGCCTGAAACCATGTCTGTTGAAAGAAGAAAATTATTGTCCATTTTTGGTGCAGAAATTGTATTAACTCCTGGTAGTGAAGGGATGGGTGGAGCTATTGCAAAAGCTAAGGAATTAAATGAACAAACACCAGATTCAATTATTTTAGGACAATTTGATAATGAAGCAAATGTTAGAATCCATTACAAAACAACTGGTCAGGAAATCTTAAGAGATACTGATGGAAATGTTGACTATGTTGTTGCTGGTGTCGGTACTGGTGGAACAGTCACTGGTATTGGTAAAGCATTAAAAGAAGTTCTTCCTGATGTAAAAATCGTTGCAGTAGAACCTGAAGAATCCCAAACTTTAGGAAAAGGTGTTAAAGGACCACACGGAATCCAAGGTATTGGTGCAGGTTTTGTTCCATCAATTTTTGACTCTGATGTAATCGATGAAATTATTCCAGTACCTACTGTAGAAGCTCGTAAAACCTTAGTTGCTCTTGCTCAAAATGAAGGTATTTTCCCAGGAATTTCTTCCGGAGCTGCTACTTGGGCTGCTTTACAATTAGCTAAAAGAGAAGAAAATAAAGGTAAAAGAATAATTGCTATCTTACCAGATAATGGTGAGAGATATCTTTCTATTGAAGAATTATTCGAATAG
- the nth gene encoding endonuclease III gives MDKEERVIKLVEYLDDTFDMRVFHDHDPYRVLIRTILSQRTRDENTDQATDNLFEKYKDIYEVAEAPIDDVKELIRPAGFYNVKAARIQEVSQILIDQYGGEVPNTVEEMLKLPGVGRKTANCVMVFAFELPAIPVDTHVHRISNRLGLVNTKDPEDTEVELSKIAPKDLWIKLNDLMVQFGQNICKPISPQCEVCPCTDICDYFNENI, from the coding sequence ATGGATAAAGAGGAACGTGTAATTAAATTGGTTGAATATCTGGATGATACTTTTGATATGAGAGTATTTCATGACCATGATCCATACAGGGTACTAATTAGAACTATTTTATCTCAAAGAACTCGTGATGAGAATACTGATCAGGCTACTGATAATTTATTTGAAAAATATAAAGATATCTATGAGGTTGCAGAAGCACCTATTGATGATGTAAAAGAATTAATCAGGCCTGCAGGATTTTATAATGTTAAAGCAGCAAGAATCCAGGAAGTTTCACAGATTTTAATTGATCAGTATGGTGGAGAAGTTCCAAATACTGTTGAAGAAATGCTAAAACTTCCAGGAGTTGGTAGAAAAACTGCAAATTGCGTAATGGTTTTTGCTTTTGAACTTCCTGCAATACCTGTTGATACTCATGTTCATAGAATTTCAAATAGATTGGGACTAGTCAATACAAAAGATCCTGAAGATACTGAAGTTGAGCTTTCTAAAATAGCTCCGAAGGATTTGTGGATTAAATTAAATGATTTGATGGTTCAGTTTGGTCAAAACATCTGTAAACCGATTTCTCCGCAATGTGAAGTCTGTCCGTGCACTGATATTTGTGATTATTTTAATGAAAATATCTAA
- the aroA gene encoding 3-phosphoshikimate 1-carboxyvinyltransferase: protein MILKVKNISNIGGEVKAPPSKSYSHRAVILASLAKGTSKLYDMLYSEDTLASIRVCEALGAKINRTEDYLEVVGTNGNLHNSSDEPIDLANSGTTLRLMTSISALSDNEVILTGDESLQTRPMGLLMDALKPLGIETESLNDNEKAPILIKPGYLGGETNIMGNVSSQFISSILISAPLSDCGVTLYVLPEFKSKPYVYMTWDIMRKFGFKSIKSYYLKHDSCNQEHQSCRIDEFKMPKQEYVACDYTVEGDYSSASYLLALIAINGGKARIKNLFRTSKQGDKFILDILQQMGATIVRGEDYVEISSDGNLNAIDVNLSNAPDLLITVAVLAAMAEGTTNITGVAHARVKETDRIDTTCRELEKLGCKLVEHEDGMSITGGISSGVVDSHGDHRLAMAFSLVGLKHDIEITNGEVFDVSFPNFIETMAELGFELELV from the coding sequence ATGATTCTTAAGGTAAAAAATATTTCAAATATTGGTGGTGAAGTTAAAGCACCACCTTCTAAAAGTTATTCTCACAGAGCAGTTATCCTTGCTTCATTAGCTAAGGGTACTTCAAAACTTTATGATATGTTATACTCTGAGGATACATTAGCATCTATTAGAGTATGTGAAGCATTAGGTGCTAAAATTAATAGAACAGAAGATTATTTGGAAGTTGTAGGTACTAATGGTAATCTTCACAATTCCAGTGATGAGCCAATTGATCTTGCAAATTCAGGAACTACACTTAGATTAATGACTTCTATTTCTGCACTAAGTGACAATGAAGTTATTTTAACTGGAGATGAATCTCTTCAAACAAGACCGATGGGTCTTTTGATGGATGCTTTAAAACCCTTAGGAATAGAAACAGAATCATTAAATGATAATGAAAAAGCACCAATATTGATTAAGCCAGGTTATCTTGGTGGTGAAACTAATATTATGGGTAATGTTAGCTCACAGTTTATTTCATCAATTTTAATATCTGCTCCTTTGTCTGATTGTGGTGTTACTTTATATGTTTTACCGGAATTTAAATCAAAACCTTATGTGTACATGACATGGGATATTATGAGAAAATTCGGTTTTAAATCAATTAAATCATATTATTTAAAACATGATTCATGTAATCAGGAACATCAAAGTTGCAGAATAGATGAGTTTAAAATGCCTAAACAGGAATATGTTGCATGTGATTATACTGTTGAAGGTGATTATTCATCTGCATCTTATTTACTTGCATTAATAGCTATTAATGGTGGTAAAGCTAGAATTAAAAACTTATTTAGAACATCAAAACAGGGAGATAAATTCATTTTGGATATTCTTCAGCAAATGGGTGCAACTATCGTTCGTGGTGAAGATTATGTTGAAATTTCATCTGACGGAAACCTAAATGCTATTGATGTTAACCTTTCTAATGCACCTGATTTATTGATTACTGTTGCTGTTTTAGCTGCAATGGCTGAAGGAACTACAAATATTACTGGTGTTGCTCATGCAAGAGTAAAAGAAACTGATAGAATTGATACTACTTGCAGAGAATTGGAAAAACTTGGATGTAAACTTGTAGAACATGAAGATGGAATGAGCATTACCGGAGGAATCTCTTCTGGAGTTGTTGACTCTCACGGAGATCACAGACTTGCAATGGCATTTTCCCTAGTTGGTCTTAAACATGATATTGAGATTACAAACGGTGAAGTCTTTGATGTATCATTTCCGAATTTCATTGAAACAATGGCAGAGCTTGGTTTTGAATTAGAGTTGGTATAA